Proteins encoded within one genomic window of Lysinibacillus sphaericus:
- a CDS encoding nitrous oxide reductase accessory protein NosL, with protein sequence MKKLWLPVLATLLILTACGTEKAEVKEEKANSEVASKESEVKDESVQVASLVDSRLQEPQEDTVCEMCNMKVYMKDHEMGVFSAQAIKADGTIAFYDDIGCLVNAEVANNEKNDKFVRDYNTKDWAKVEDVTIVKTDLKSPMNWGYIYFINKADADKYLAENPKAHVEELQKIKDDALERRKKKMQENAEKEANGESDKMNMEEMNHESDDHNH encoded by the coding sequence GTGAAAAAATTATGGTTACCAGTACTAGCTACGTTACTAATATTGACAGCGTGTGGTACTGAAAAGGCAGAAGTGAAGGAAGAAAAAGCGAATTCAGAAGTTGCATCGAAAGAGTCTGAAGTGAAAGATGAATCAGTGCAAGTTGCTTCTTTAGTAGATTCACGATTACAAGAACCACAAGAAGATACAGTTTGCGAAATGTGTAATATGAAGGTTTATATGAAAGACCATGAAATGGGTGTATTTTCTGCTCAAGCGATTAAAGCAGATGGTACAATTGCGTTTTATGATGACATTGGTTGTTTAGTCAATGCAGAGGTAGCGAATAACGAGAAAAATGATAAGTTTGTACGTGATTATAATACAAAAGATTGGGCGAAGGTCGAAGATGTCACAATCGTTAAAACAGATTTAAAATCACCAATGAACTGGGGATATATCTATTTCATTAACAAAGCTGATGCAGATAAGTATTTAGCTGAAAATCCAAAAGCGCATGTAGAAGAATTACAAAAAATTAAAGACGATGCATTAGAGCGCCGTAAAAAGAAAATGCAAGAAAACGCTGAAAAGGAAGCTAATGGAGAATCAGATAAAATGAATATGGAAGAGATGAATCATGAAAGTGATGACCATAATCATTAA
- a CDS encoding nitrous oxide reductase accessory protein NosL — MKKWILIICVSCLLAVGCSEKTFKPRDIVNETDVCKVCNMSIVHNEYAGQIALKNGDYEMFDDIGCLIEYIAANGDEEVGAAFIKDAKENKWIDVSKATFVYNKDYWTPMNYGVLAFETQEAAQSWMATEGKGQVLTYEDLSDFNWGIHQ; from the coding sequence ATGAAAAAGTGGATACTAATAATTTGCGTTAGTTGTTTACTGGCTGTAGGGTGTAGTGAAAAAACGTTTAAACCACGTGACATTGTCAATGAAACCGATGTTTGTAAAGTTTGTAACATGTCAATTGTGCATAACGAGTATGCCGGACAAATTGCCTTGAAAAATGGTGACTATGAAATGTTTGATGATATTGGGTGTTTAATTGAGTATATTGCGGCAAATGGAGACGAAGAGGTTGGAGCTGCATTCATTAAGGATGCAAAAGAGAATAAATGGATTGATGTTTCGAAGGCGACGTTTGTCTACAACAAAGATTATTGGACGCCGATGAATTATGGTGTACTTGCTTTCGAAACACAAGAAGCTGCGCAATCTTGGATGGCTACTGAAGGTAAGGGACAAGTGCTTACTTATGAGGATTTAAGCGATTTTAATTGGGGTATTCATCAGTGA
- a CDS encoding nicotinate phosphoribosyltransferase: MRSNYADDSLALHTDLYQINMAESYWADGIHNRKAIFELYFRKLPFGNGFAVFAGLERMLEYLRDFRFSESDIAYLREEVGYKEDFIDYLKNIRFTGDMYSMVEGELVFANEPIVRIEAPLVEAQLIETALLNIVNYQTLIATKASRIKQIVKDEMAMEFGTRRAQEMDAAIWGTRAAFIGGFASTSNVRAGKLFNIPVAGTHAHALVQAYKNDYDAFHAYAKRHRNCVFLVDTYNTLKSGVPNAIKVAKELGDKINFIGIRLDSGDIAFLSKEARRMLDEAGFHDAKIVVSNDLDEYTILNLKAQGARVDMWGIGTKLITAYDQPALGAVYKMVAIENDEGQLEDTIKISANAEKVSTPGLKSVYRIIDRKNGKAEGDYITMYDEDPQSEERIKMFHPVHTFVSKFVTNFEAKNLHQHVINKGDVIYDNPTLEEMRNYAADNLELLWDEYKRAMNPEEYPVDLSQKCWDNKMRNIEEVREMVDRIVKD, encoded by the coding sequence ATGAGATCGAACTATGCTGACGATAGCTTAGCGCTACACACGGACTTGTATCAAATTAATATGGCAGAGTCTTATTGGGCTGATGGCATACATAATAGAAAAGCGATTTTTGAATTATATTTTAGAAAATTACCATTTGGAAATGGCTTTGCCGTATTTGCTGGACTGGAACGCATGCTTGAGTATTTGCGAGATTTTCGCTTTAGTGAGTCAGATATCGCGTATTTACGTGAAGAGGTTGGATATAAAGAAGACTTCATTGACTATTTAAAAAATATTCGCTTTACAGGCGATATGTATTCAATGGTGGAAGGGGAGCTCGTTTTTGCCAATGAGCCAATTGTACGTATTGAGGCACCTTTAGTTGAAGCACAACTAATCGAGACGGCGCTATTGAATATTGTCAATTATCAAACACTAATTGCCACTAAAGCAAGTCGTATTAAGCAAATCGTTAAAGATGAAATGGCAATGGAGTTTGGTACACGTCGAGCGCAAGAAATGGATGCGGCTATCTGGGGAACTCGTGCAGCCTTTATAGGAGGATTTGCTTCAACTAGTAATGTGCGTGCAGGAAAACTATTTAACATTCCGGTAGCTGGTACTCATGCTCATGCACTTGTACAGGCTTATAAAAATGATTATGATGCATTCCACGCCTATGCGAAACGTCATCGCAACTGCGTATTTTTAGTGGACACCTATAACACGCTGAAATCTGGAGTGCCGAATGCGATAAAAGTGGCAAAAGAACTTGGCGATAAAATTAATTTCATTGGTATTCGTTTAGATAGTGGGGATATTGCTTTCTTGTCAAAAGAAGCACGTCGTATGTTAGATGAAGCAGGCTTCCATGATGCCAAAATTGTTGTCTCCAATGATTTAGATGAATATACAATTTTAAACTTGAAAGCTCAAGGTGCCCGCGTAGATATGTGGGGAATTGGTACAAAATTAATTACAGCTTACGATCAGCCAGCATTAGGGGCTGTCTATAAAATGGTCGCTATAGAAAATGATGAAGGTCAGCTAGAGGATACGATTAAAATTTCTGCTAATGCTGAAAAAGTTTCAACTCCTGGCTTAAAAAGTGTTTATCGTATTATTGACCGTAAAAACGGTAAAGCAGAGGGTGATTACATTACGATGTATGACGAAGACCCTCAATCCGAAGAGCGAATAAAGATGTTCCACCCTGTGCATACATTCGTATCAAAATTTGTCACGAATTTTGAGGCGAAAAACTTGCATCAGCATGTGATTAATAAAGGGGACGTAATTTATGACAATCCAACGTTAGAAGAGATGCGTAATTATGCAGCTGACAATTTAGAACTGCTGTGGGATGAATATAAACGTGCCATGAATCCAGAGGAATATCCAGTCGATTTAAGCCAAAAATGCTGGGATAATAAAATGCGAAATATTGAAGAAGTACGAGAAATGGTCGATCGAATTGTAAAAGACTAA
- a CDS encoding ABC transporter permease: MTYTSLSLTLIFVLIPLVLSKTFKLGLEKDTIIATIRSIIQLLAVGYILNFVFDEGSIIYIFLMVALMIVAATLNARKKGKGIKGITWKIVFTLVMVEIVTQGVLLGFNIVPTTAQYIIPISGMLIGNSMVLSILFLNRFTAEITSHENEIELILSLGGTPKQAIHRQLINAIKASMIPTIESQKTIGLVQLPGMMSGQIIGGADPIQAVQFQLLIIFALLTTATLSSIMIGFLSYPALFNERLQLLEVE, encoded by the coding sequence ATGACTTATACTTCACTTTCGCTAACATTGATTTTTGTTTTAATCCCGCTAGTACTATCAAAGACATTTAAGCTAGGGCTTGAAAAAGACACAATTATTGCAACGATTCGCTCAATTATTCAATTGCTTGCAGTCGGCTATATTTTAAATTTTGTCTTTGATGAAGGGAGTATTATATATATTTTTCTAATGGTGGCATTGATGATTGTGGCTGCCACTTTAAATGCCCGAAAAAAGGGAAAAGGTATTAAGGGTATTACGTGGAAAATAGTGTTTACGCTTGTAATGGTGGAAATTGTCACACAAGGAGTTTTACTCGGCTTCAACATTGTTCCTACAACTGCACAGTATATAATTCCTATTAGCGGAATGCTAATTGGCAACTCCATGGTACTATCTATTTTATTTTTAAATCGCTTTACTGCGGAAATTACAAGTCACGAAAATGAAATTGAACTTATCTTATCGCTAGGAGGTACACCAAAGCAAGCAATTCATCGCCAACTAATCAATGCGATTAAAGCGAGCATGATCCCTACCATCGAAAGTCAAAAAACGATTGGGCTTGTTCAATTACCAGGTATGATGAGTGGTCAAATTATTGGCGGTGCAGACCCTATACAAGCCGTACAATTTCAATTGTTAATTATTTTTGCCCTTTTAACAACCGCAACATTATCGAGCATAATGATAGGTTTTTTAAGCTATCCTGCGCTTTTTAACGAAAGGTTACAATTGTTGGAAGTTGAATAA
- a CDS encoding ABC transporter permease, with product MYSMLIKLELKQMLRSRWMQLVGLLFTFVFTSIIVIQQMALPDVEGFTRQTASFLNVLLFLLPLFILTIGSMSIAGDIETGWFSLLKTYPMTRKQYIFGKYLATVIAFLLIVMVAFGVVLALGGLLGGVRLPFIFISLTLLCIAIFTSLALAIGAVAKTRLFALSLSLVLWSFFLLLLSYALMAIGTVVAGHILQKLTIIVMHINPVEWLRFGYFIFTKQASVLGPSFYNVTAFYASPLGYVVYGLVTCLWVALPLAFTARRLKKGEKR from the coding sequence ATGTACAGCATGCTCATCAAACTTGAATTGAAACAAATGTTGCGCAGTCGGTGGATGCAATTAGTTGGCTTACTCTTCACTTTTGTTTTTACATCGATTATTGTTATCCAGCAAATGGCACTGCCTGATGTAGAAGGTTTTACTCGTCAAACAGCTTCTTTTTTAAATGTCCTTTTGTTTTTATTGCCTCTATTTATTTTGACAATTGGCAGTATGAGCATTGCTGGTGATATAGAAACAGGGTGGTTTTCTTTATTAAAAACCTATCCGATGACGCGTAAACAATATATTTTTGGAAAGTATTTAGCTACTGTTATTGCCTTTTTATTAATCGTGATGGTAGCGTTTGGTGTTGTTTTAGCACTTGGCGGATTACTTGGTGGCGTACGTTTGCCGTTTATTTTTATAAGTCTGACATTATTATGCATTGCTATTTTTACTTCCTTAGCGTTAGCTATTGGGGCGGTAGCGAAAACGAGATTATTTGCGCTATCACTGTCGTTAGTTTTATGGTCATTTTTCTTATTGCTTCTGTCGTATGCCTTAATGGCAATTGGCACAGTAGTTGCAGGGCATATTTTACAAAAGCTAACGATTATTGTTATGCATATTAATCCTGTAGAATGGTTGCGCTTTGGTTACTTTATATTTACAAAACAGGCCAGCGTACTTGGTCCATCTTTTTATAATGTGACAGCATTTTATGCATCACCATTGGGCTATGTGGTATATGGATTGGTAACATGTTTGTGGGTAGCTTTACCGCTTGCCTTTACTGCAAGGAGACTAAAGAAGGGGGAGAAGCGGTAG
- a CDS encoding methylated-DNA--[protein]-cysteine S-methyltransferase has translation MTILYVDTLTFAQGEMYMIAANEGLVYLGTPNTAFDEVEKWAQKHFKGYSFEENSEKLKPYVKQFTAYFNRELTEFNLPMHVKGTVFQLAVWDALKELPYGTTTTYAAIAERIGNPKAVRAVGSAIGANPILAIIPCHRVIGKNGKLTGFRSGLTMKQFLLDLERE, from the coding sequence ATGACTATTTTATATGTAGATACACTAACATTCGCACAAGGCGAGATGTATATGATTGCGGCGAATGAAGGGCTTGTCTATCTTGGCACACCCAATACCGCATTTGATGAGGTGGAAAAGTGGGCTCAAAAGCACTTTAAAGGCTACAGTTTTGAAGAAAACAGTGAAAAGCTTAAGCCTTATGTTAAGCAATTCACAGCCTATTTTAATCGAGAGCTGACTGAATTTAATTTACCAATGCATGTGAAAGGAACAGTATTTCAACTAGCTGTCTGGGATGCACTCAAAGAACTTCCTTATGGAACAACCACAACATATGCTGCTATTGCAGAGCGAATAGGCAATCCAAAGGCTGTGAGGGCTGTTGGAAGTGCAATTGGTGCGAACCCGATATTAGCGATTATTCCGTGCCACCGTGTAATTGGGAAGAACGGTAAGCTAACAGGCTTTCGCAGTGGGTTAACGATGAAACAGTTCTTACTTGATTTAGAGAGAGAATAA
- the nadE gene encoding ammonia-dependent NAD(+) synthetase, giving the protein MALQQQIITELKVLPTIDAQEEIRKSIDFLKAYAQKYSFVKGFVLGISGGQDSTLTGKLAQLAVNELNEEAGEQKYSFWAVRLPYGIQKDEQDCQDAIDFIKPTTTYTVNIKEAVDASVRALADAGVVLSDFVKGNEKARERMKVQFSIAAMNSAVVLGTDHAAEAITGFFTKYGDGGADLMPIFRLNKRQGKQLLAALDCPAHLYLKVPTADLEEHRPSLPDEVALGVTYEQIDDYLEGKQIPDDARERLEQHYLRSQHKRHMPITIFDDFWK; this is encoded by the coding sequence ATGGCATTACAACAGCAAATTATTACCGAATTAAAAGTTTTGCCAACAATTGATGCACAGGAAGAAATTCGTAAATCCATTGATTTTTTGAAGGCATATGCACAAAAATATAGCTTTGTAAAAGGGTTTGTACTTGGTATATCAGGTGGTCAAGACTCTACTTTAACCGGTAAATTAGCTCAACTAGCAGTTAATGAGTTAAATGAGGAAGCAGGCGAGCAGAAGTATTCATTTTGGGCAGTGCGTTTACCATATGGTATTCAAAAGGATGAACAAGACTGTCAGGACGCTATTGATTTTATTAAGCCTACGACTACCTACACGGTCAATATTAAGGAAGCGGTTGATGCAAGTGTTCGTGCTCTAGCTGATGCTGGAGTTGTGCTTAGTGATTTTGTAAAAGGGAATGAAAAAGCACGGGAGCGCATGAAAGTACAATTTTCTATCGCTGCTATGAATAGTGCTGTTGTGTTAGGAACAGACCACGCTGCGGAGGCAATTACAGGTTTCTTTACAAAATATGGTGACGGCGGAGCCGATTTAATGCCTATTTTTCGTCTGAATAAGCGTCAGGGGAAACAATTATTAGCGGCACTTGATTGTCCAGCGCATCTGTATTTAAAAGTTCCGACTGCTGACTTAGAAGAACATCGTCCATCATTGCCTGATGAAGTGGCACTTGGAGTAACTTATGAGCAAATTGATGATTATTTAGAAGGGAAGCAAATTCCTGACGATGCTCGTGAACGATTAGAGCAACATTATTTACGCTCTCAACATAAACGCCATATGCCAATTACAATTTTTGATGATTTTTGGAAGTAA
- a CDS encoding P-II family nitrogen regulator, producing the protein MKKIEAIIRPEVFGAVRDGLAKVGIAGLSISEIAGCGRQLGHTGLFRGNAYEIEFLPKLKLEMIIDDEKVDAIVEVLLRDAATGKVGDGKIFIYPVEQAIRIRTKEVGSIAVE; encoded by the coding sequence GTGAAAAAAATAGAGGCCATTATTCGTCCGGAAGTTTTTGGGGCTGTACGAGACGGACTTGCAAAAGTAGGCATTGCAGGTTTAAGTATTTCTGAAATCGCTGGCTGCGGTCGTCAATTAGGTCATACAGGTTTGTTTCGAGGCAATGCCTATGAAATTGAGTTTTTACCAAAATTGAAATTAGAAATGATCATCGATGATGAAAAAGTTGATGCTATTGTAGAAGTTTTATTACGCGATGCTGCAACTGGTAAAGTTGGCGACGGAAAAATTTTCATTTATCCAGTAGAACAGGCAATTCGTATCCGTACTAAAGAAGTCGGATCAATTGCTGTAGAATAA
- a CDS encoding ABC transporter ATP-binding protein, with translation MTTIYEPAIHLQQVSFLVKDKAILKSITGSFPKGKITTLVGPSGAGKTTLLKMCNGLLSPTDGLIFIDNQTITTYEPTTLRKHVGIALQAAPMIAGTVFDNLALPLALQGKKLTQQDAIQYLLDVGLDASFLHRATNELSGGQRQKVSIARTLINQSSILLLDEITSALDRQSVQDIEALIISLNKNYNVTIIWITHNLQQALTIGHYTWVMMDGELIETGESSLLKAPTNPRVAEFIQGVNA, from the coding sequence ATGACTACGATATACGAGCCCGCTATCCATCTTCAACAAGTGAGCTTTTTAGTAAAGGATAAGGCTATTTTAAAGTCCATTACCGGTTCATTTCCTAAAGGCAAAATTACAACGCTCGTTGGCCCATCTGGCGCTGGTAAAACGACCTTATTAAAAATGTGTAACGGACTATTATCACCAACTGACGGGCTTATATTCATTGACAATCAAACAATCACTACCTATGAACCAACTACATTAAGAAAACATGTCGGAATTGCTCTTCAAGCAGCACCTATGATTGCTGGAACTGTATTTGACAATTTGGCTCTTCCACTCGCTTTACAAGGAAAAAAGCTCACACAACAAGATGCCATTCAATATTTACTAGATGTCGGGCTCGATGCCAGCTTTTTACACCGCGCTACTAATGAATTATCTGGTGGACAACGTCAAAAGGTATCCATTGCACGTACTCTCATTAATCAATCTTCTATATTATTGTTAGATGAGATTACTTCCGCATTGGACCGTCAATCTGTACAGGATATTGAAGCACTTATCATATCATTAAATAAAAACTATAATGTTACGATTATCTGGATTACCCACAATTTACAGCAAGCGCTCACGATCGGCCATTACACATGGGTCATGATGGATGGAGAGCTTATTGAAACAGGTGAAAGCTCGTTATTGAAAGCCCCTACTAACCCAAGAGTCGCTGAATTTATACAGGGGGTAAACGCATGA
- a CDS encoding ammonium transporter codes for MDDVLLSVNLVWIMLGTILVFFMHAGFAMVEAGFTRSKNAVNIIMKNFLTISLGGIVYFLCGYAIMFGDTAGGFFGTSGFALNGVDDLSFFIFQTMFAATGATILSGAVAERTNIFAYIGVIILMTILVYPVVGHWVWSGQGWLTDLGFIDFAGSTVVHLTGAVAAFIAAIMVGPRLGKYENGRVNVITGHSIPIGALGVFLLWFGWFGFNGASTLAADPALVPKVIANTFFAAAAGVVATAFYTKFRYGHIDGSLTLNGALAGLVGITAGAANVSIVGSLIIGLIAAPLLVEGVRFIEWKLKVDDPVGAIAVHGICGIWGTLAVGLFDVGGQGLFYGGGISLLGIQAIGVIATIAWVSVTVTAGLYIIKAFVPLRVSAEEEITGLDVIEHGTPAYEYQEIFKSSAIQGETFAQRLTHIGKTQTNVTEKHV; via the coding sequence ATGGATGACGTACTATTATCTGTAAATTTAGTTTGGATTATGCTTGGGACAATTTTAGTATTCTTTATGCACGCAGGTTTTGCAATGGTCGAGGCAGGTTTTACTCGTTCTAAAAATGCAGTTAACATTATTATGAAAAATTTCTTAACCATTTCGCTTGGTGGGATTGTTTATTTCCTATGTGGATATGCCATTATGTTCGGCGACACAGCAGGAGGCTTCTTCGGAACAAGTGGGTTCGCTTTAAACGGTGTAGATGACCTCTCCTTCTTTATTTTCCAAACAATGTTTGCTGCCACAGGTGCGACTATCTTATCGGGTGCAGTAGCAGAACGTACAAATATTTTTGCTTATATCGGTGTTATCATACTAATGACAATACTTGTTTATCCTGTAGTAGGTCATTGGGTGTGGAGCGGTCAAGGTTGGTTAACTGACCTCGGCTTTATCGATTTTGCTGGTTCTACTGTTGTCCATTTAACTGGTGCAGTAGCTGCGTTTATAGCAGCCATAATGGTTGGTCCACGTCTAGGTAAATACGAAAACGGACGTGTTAACGTTATTACTGGTCATAGTATTCCTATCGGCGCATTAGGTGTGTTCTTACTTTGGTTCGGTTGGTTCGGCTTTAATGGTGCCTCTACGTTAGCAGCAGACCCTGCACTTGTTCCAAAAGTAATTGCTAATACATTTTTCGCAGCAGCAGCTGGCGTTGTTGCCACTGCATTCTATACTAAATTCCGCTACGGTCATATTGATGGCTCACTAACTCTCAACGGTGCATTAGCAGGTCTAGTAGGCATTACAGCTGGTGCCGCAAACGTCAGCATTGTTGGTTCACTTATTATTGGTTTAATCGCAGCACCATTATTAGTAGAAGGTGTCCGTTTTATTGAATGGAAGTTAAAAGTAGATGATCCTGTTGGTGCAATTGCTGTCCACGGTATTTGTGGTATTTGGGGTACACTTGCAGTTGGGCTATTTGATGTTGGTGGTCAAGGTCTGTTCTACGGTGGTGGCATTAGCTTACTAGGTATTCAGGCTATAGGTGTGATTGCTACAATTGCTTGGGTTAGCGTTACTGTCACAGCAGGCTTATACATCATTAAAGCATTTGTCCCTTTACGTGTATCAGCAGAAGAAGAGATTACAGGTCTAGATGTGATCGAACATGGTACACCTGCTTATGAATACCAAGAGATTTTTAAAAGCTCCGCTATACAAGGTGAAACATTTGCTCAACGTTTAACTCACATCGGCAAAACACAAACAAACGTGACCGAAAAACATGTCTAA
- a CDS encoding proline dehydrogenase family protein, giving the protein MLLRDFFIQLSENQLLNSAAKKYGLKLGAQSVVAGTNIEETIASIKDLNAHNISCTVDNLGEFVANEEEATKAKEQILAVIEAIHENGVDAHISLKPSQLGLDIDVDFCYDNLYEIVEKAAAYDIFVNFDMENYGRLQTSFDMVEELSKTFNNVGTVIQSYFYRAKDDIEKFKNYRLRIVKGAYKEPADVAFQDKLDIDLNFIELIEYHLLHGKFTSIATHDHNVIAHVKRFVADNNIPLEKFEFQMLYGFRTDMQKELAKEGYNFCVYVPFGEDWYGYFMRRLAERPQNLNLVTKQVFTKKTNTVLAVAAGAFVLGRLTKRKK; this is encoded by the coding sequence ATGTTATTACGCGATTTTTTCATCCAATTATCTGAAAACCAACTATTAAATAGTGCTGCTAAAAAATACGGCTTAAAGTTAGGTGCCCAAAGTGTGGTAGCTGGTACTAATATAGAAGAAACAATTGCAAGCATCAAAGATTTAAACGCACATAATATCTCTTGCACGGTTGATAATCTAGGGGAATTTGTTGCGAATGAAGAAGAAGCGACAAAAGCTAAGGAACAAATCCTCGCTGTCATTGAAGCCATTCATGAAAATGGTGTGGATGCGCATATTTCGTTAAAGCCATCTCAATTAGGTTTAGACATTGATGTTGATTTTTGCTATGACAATCTATATGAGATTGTAGAAAAAGCAGCAGCTTATGATATTTTTGTTAACTTTGATATGGAAAATTACGGTCGTCTACAAACATCATTTGATATGGTGGAAGAGCTATCAAAAACATTTAACAATGTTGGAACGGTTATCCAATCATACTTTTATCGTGCAAAAGACGATATTGAAAAATTTAAAAACTACCGCTTACGTATCGTAAAGGGTGCATATAAAGAGCCTGCTGATGTAGCCTTCCAAGATAAGTTAGATATCGATTTAAACTTTATCGAATTAATTGAATATCATTTATTACATGGCAAATTTACATCGATTGCAACACATGACCATAACGTGATTGCACATGTTAAACGCTTTGTTGCAGACAATAATATTCCACTCGAAAAATTTGAATTCCAAATGCTGTACGGCTTCCGCACAGATATGCAAAAAGAGCTTGCGAAAGAAGGCTATAACTTCTGTGTCTATGTACCATTCGGCGAAGATTGGTACGGTTACTTTATGCGTCGTTTAGCGGAACGTCCGCAAAACCTTAACCTTGTTACGAAACAAGTATTTACGAAAAAAACGAATACCGTTCTTGCAGTAGCAGCTGGTGCATTCGTACTTGGACGTTTAACAAAGCGTAAAAAGTAA
- a CDS encoding right-handed parallel beta-helix repeat-containing protein yields MKKIGCVLLFLLCISSTAYAKFDIQEAIDRAEPGAVINIPAGYYKGNLIVTKNITLRGEKGTEIAAVGEKPAIRIEGADAVMIDNMTLSGKKGIVASEVEGLALRQLKINDMHSAVHIQHGENVHIQHVEIVGTQAHYSKKGNGIAIYQSEKIVVEDSNIKHVQDGIYVEEVDGIVVQRNTVENSRYGTHFMYTENAKALNNTYASNVTGLMVMMTSGITIKDNVVINHNDMNGSGALLYDVQRADLAFNTMKNNRTAIALQKSAEVQIMHNNFQMNQTAIEGTKVDDQTVVYNNQFTGNILTARSDQQGIQLSSNYYDDYVGTDLKNDGTGDVPYVAVSSFGQWMVRQPVYQYFVESPSVVLLTSLDQQINKSARTVLVDETPKLMKDQSVKKVDMDIAQFLLGLFFILSSVWLWKRGLME; encoded by the coding sequence GTGAAAAAAATAGGATGTGTCTTATTGTTTTTGCTATGTATAAGTTCGACTGCCTATGCAAAATTTGATATACAGGAGGCAATCGACAGAGCGGAACCTGGTGCCGTCATCAACATTCCAGCAGGTTATTATAAAGGGAATTTGATCGTGACAAAAAACATTACATTGCGTGGAGAAAAAGGCACAGAGATTGCAGCCGTTGGGGAAAAACCAGCAATTCGTATTGAAGGTGCAGACGCAGTAATGATAGACAATATGACGCTATCGGGAAAGAAGGGAATTGTTGCTAGTGAGGTGGAAGGTCTTGCGCTACGACAATTGAAAATTAACGACATGCATAGTGCTGTGCATATTCAACACGGCGAAAATGTACACATCCAACATGTTGAAATAGTTGGCACACAGGCGCATTATTCAAAAAAAGGTAATGGTATTGCTATTTATCAAAGCGAGAAGATAGTGGTTGAAGATAGTAATATTAAACATGTGCAAGATGGTATTTACGTAGAAGAGGTTGACGGCATTGTTGTGCAACGCAATACGGTAGAGAATAGCCGTTATGGTACGCATTTTATGTATACTGAAAATGCCAAGGCTCTAAACAATACGTATGCGAGCAATGTAACAGGATTGATGGTGATGATGACTAGCGGTATTACGATTAAGGACAATGTAGTCATCAATCATAACGATATGAATGGCAGTGGAGCATTGCTATATGATGTGCAGCGTGCAGACCTTGCTTTTAATACGATGAAGAACAATCGAACGGCCATTGCATTACAAAAAAGTGCAGAGGTTCAAATTATGCATAATAATTTTCAAATGAATCAAACGGCCATTGAAGGGACAAAGGTAGATGACCAAACAGTTGTGTACAATAATCAGTTTACTGGCAATATATTAACAGCTCGCTCCGATCAACAAGGCATTCAATTATCGAGTAATTATTATGATGATTATGTTGGAACGGATTTAAAAAATGACGGTACTGGCGATGTTCCATATGTCGCTGTATCTAGCTTTGGACAATGGATGGTCCGACAGCCAGTGTATCAATATTTTGTAGAGTCACCAAGCGTTGTTTTACTAACTTCCCTCGATCAGCAAATCAATAAAAGCGCGAGGACGGTGCTTGTTGATGAAACGCCGAAACTGATGAAAGACCAAAGTGTAAAAAAAGTAGATATGGATATAGCGCAGTTTTTGCTAGGTCTATTTTTTATTTTAAGTAGTGTATGGCTATGGAAAAGAGGTTTGATGGAATGA